The genome window TGCCCAAACCGTTGGAGTGCTGCGACAGGATGTCTAAGAAGCTACCGTGAGCTGTATTTCGAACGGATCAGAGGACTTCCGCGTACTTGGTAGCTATTTCAAGGAAGGTCTGCGAGCTGTGCGATCAGCTCGAAATTTCTCGCCGCGCACTGTCTGAACTCACTTTCACAATGGTGAATGCTACGAACACGGTTAATCTAATTCAACGCTGCTTGCAAATGATGAGCGAATACGACACACCCACCTTCGTCATACATCAGATCTTCCTTCGCTTTGTTTCTGTCTACACCGGACTTTGAGCCAAGGAAATGCTTAATCAGAGTTTCCAGGACAATGGGACCAGCTGTGAAGACGTAGCAGCATCAGCGTCCGGTTTGGGAAGCGTCCAGTCGATTCACGATACAGGGGTGGACTTCCTGCACAACACTCACCGGCCGCCAGAGCCTGTGGAGTCAGGAGGTCCGGCATGTTTGAGGTCTGACTTGTGTGAGAGGCCACAGGGTGGTGACGTGTACCCGCAGATTGGACTCGGAGGCCTGCGCGGACAGCGATCGTCCTCGATTCGTTGTGCCTTCTTGTGTTGTCGAGACGATGTCTAGTGTACGTGCATCATTGTAGTATACAAGAATAGAGAGATGCCAAGAATCTCAAGTAGGAGTGTTTCTGTTTATCAACGACCGACGTGGGCCCCCACGTAATCTAAAATTGATTCCGTTGATACAAACCACGTGGGTCTGCTACGGAGTGACGCTGGGTCGCTGGGACGCTGACGACTGAGACGGGGTCTACTGATAGATATCCATTGTCCTCttgtttcttcttcagtACACAACTTTATCGACCAGACATGACACAATCGCCTCCCTATCAGCTcgccttctctctccacgGTCACGCTTCCGATGTTCGGAACCTGTGTGCCCCATCGCCTCATATCCCCTTGTTACTCTCAGCTTCGCGAGACGGGTCCGCAATCGTCTGGGGTCCATCGAGCAAGTCTAGGGAATGGGATGTGAAGCTCAGAGTGGAAGGTCCGGAAAAGAggtatgtcagctgtgTAGGTATGGCCAGATGGAatggtgaaggtgagctcgGATCTGCGGCCAACATATGCTTTTTCCGATAGTGGAAAATTTGGAAATAAGCTGATAACGTTCCTCGTCCAGCGTTCCTCCTTGTCGGTTCTTCCTCGGGTATCTTGGCAACATACACATTGCCTTCACCGActgcaccaccaccaccaccggaTGGTGTGCTTCAAGAGCCGTTCCATACACTTATAGAACATCGTCAGAACTTGTGTTGCTTGGACACGTCGAAAGGTGGTCTAATTGCTACTGGAAGTTgggacaagtgagtgaacaAGCCCCAATGTACCTGCTGGGATGAGACCGCAAGCGCTAATATTCCGCACCCAGGACTGTTATCATCTGGAAAGAATTCAAGAAAGTCTTCCAGATAGAGGGCCATGAACAAGCGATTTGGGCGGTCAAGTTTATCGGCGAAGATAGATTACTTACAGGTAAGTAAAGGATCCTGACATTCTGCATTTCGACCGTAAGCTGAATATCGCTACCAGCTTCTGcggacaagaagatcatACTACACTCTCTAGACGTGGCAAGCGGAAGGTCCACACCTATGCAGGAATATACTGGTCACACTGAACCTGTGAGAGGATTAAGTCTTCGACCTGATGGGAAAGGCTTCTGGTCCTGCGCCAACGATGGGTGCGTGCCTCAACCATAAATAGATGCACATGCTGACATCAGTCACTCGTAGTCTCGTTAATATTTATGTCTTTGACAAATCGGCACCTATTCAATCGCTTTCGGGTCACACTTCCTTCGTTTACTCGATAGCTGCTTTACCTGACGGAAGTGGTGCGATCAGCACTGGGGAAGATGGAACAATGCGAGTGTGGTCTGGTGAGTTATTCTATACCACGTTACCGGTACCGAAGCTTAATCATCCGACCTAATTGCAACTAGACACGGAGCTTGTGCAAACAGTACCTCATACCTCCAATTCGTTGTGGTCTTGCGCCTACGTCCCGTCGGTGGATGGTTCTGGCTCATAcatcgcctcctcctcttcggaCTCGACCATCAGATTCTTCACACGAAGTGAGAGCTTGATGGCTCCTATCTCAGAAAGGGAGGATTGGGATAAGGAAGTTAGCGGTAGACAGCTAGACAAGTAAGCATACTTTAAAACACAGCCCAATTCATAGTATGACTGACGTCTTCTTAGGAGTCAAGTCGGAGACGTGAAACAGTCCGATCTGCCTGGGATAGAAGCATTGGGACGGGAAGGTTAGCTTGATGAGACCAGCTAATAGAATTACTGGCTGACGTATAGCGCAGGTAAAAAGGATGGCCAAGTTTTGATGATCAAGAACAACGGCGTCGTCGAGGCGTATCAGGTGAGCCAGAGGTATTCTTGAGATCGTCAAACAGTAGCTCATCTTTTCGGCAGTGGTCACAaccgacatcgacatgGCAGCAGATCGGTCAAGTGGTAGATGCTATTGGTTCAGGTCGAAAACAGCTGTACGAGGGGCAGGAATACGATTTCGTCTTCGATGTCGACGTTTCGGAGGGTATGCCGCCCCTCAAGCTTCCTTACAACGTGGCCGGTGAGCTACTCCTGTTGTGTCGAAACATCCTGAACTGACAGTCCTTTCAAAGAGAACCCTTGGATTGCAGCTCAACGGTTCTTGAACAAGCATGAGCTACCACAGACCTACTGTGAACAAGTGGTCGAATTCATTCAGAAGAATTCTGGCGGCGCCCAGCTCGGTACTAGGCCAGACACATCGACATATGTGGATCCTTACACTGGCGGTTCTAGATATACTGGTGCGAGTAGTAGTAATTCTGGCCCCACTTACGGTGGGGGCGATCCTTTTACTGGTGAGCTTGAGACTTGTTCCACCTGGCGTAGCTGTAAGCTTACATTGGTACCGCAGGAGGATCAGCATACTCGAGCACTCCTGCTCCCAAACCCAAGCCAAAAGGCGTTCTACCGGTGAAGACGTACCTATCATTCAAGCAAATAAATATCACCGCTGCAAAGGTCAAGATCTCACAGCTGAATGAAGAGATCAAATCAGCCTCAGTGAGACGATTCTCATGCAATGTCGCTCTCGTAACTGAATTTGAACAAATTGGTAGCCTGACCTAGCATTCACaaccgaggaggagaagaatATGATGGAGATATATGGGCTACTATCACTCCCAGCAGTCGCTCAACCAAGTGCCGACGCACAAGATGGCAAGGAGAAATTCGACCCGAAGGTTCTGCTTGGACTGATCACCCGATGGCCGGAAGATAAGCGATTCCCGTGTAAGTGACCGACTCTGCTCTTGCTGGTTCACCTTGACGATGCTAACGTCGCGAACAAACAGTAATTGACCTCGCACGGTGTCTCGCGGCTATCTCTCCTCGCTTTGGATCGACCTCGTCTGCTCCTGGCGCTTTGGTCGAAAGTTGCTCTCTAGATCAGCCATGGCAGTCAAGCAAGCCAAGGGAAACCAACACGTTACTTGCATTACGAGGTTTGGCAAATCTCTTCGTCACAGCTACCGGACGAGGGACTATGGGTGGCGAAGACGTGGTGGAGAGCATTCTCGGGGCTCTAAACGGTTTAGAATGGGCGGCAATGGGAGCAAGGAAGATTGTCGTGGCGACGATCTCGTTGAAGTGAGCTTTTGACGTCAGACAATGTACTGTACGGATGGGACATCGAAACTGACGGCCGGCGCAATCAGTTACTCGATCCTGGCAATCCAAGAAGGTTTCCCAGTCTCGCAAAGTTCTAAATTATCAGGACTGATTCTACACGTAAGTCGAGAGTCCATGCGTGTCGTCCTATACAGCCAAAAATGCTCGTCTGATACCGTAATCATGTGTAGATTGTCGAcaacgagaaggaagacgCAGAAGTCATCTATCGATCGGCAGTGGCTCTCGGCAacctggtgagtggagtgtGCAAGAGTCCAAGCCGCCAAGTCATGGACATGCGAAGAGAATCCTTCAGCTGATATGGTGTCTTCAGCTTTTGGTTTCTTCTATAGCTGGAACGCTGCAAGTCGGCGAAATCGCTCGCGGGAAGCGGTCGATCAGCGAGTTCGctaagaagaagagtgagaAGAGGTTGCTAGATCTCgcagaggagatcgaaggaTTGGGCCTGTGAGAGATAAAAGCAGGACGGGACTTTACGTAGCATGGAGAAGGTATATGCATGACTATCTCGTCGACGATGGAATAGCTTGGAAAGAGGTGAAAGACGATACATGCAAGGTATACAACAGATGCGATTTGGACGCAGTAGGAGACAAAGCGAGTGTATAAACAGCAGCTATGCCAGTGTGAATGAGGAGACTATGTGATCACGAACACGTCTCTACTACGCCTTGACTCCCACAGACGCTGCTGCAATAGCAGCCGCAGCCGATCGTTCCATACCCGTCGTATTGGCTTTACCGGAAGACGGTTCGACGGACAACGAGTCAAGAGGATTGAACTGATCCGTCGAATTCTCGTACTGAATAAGGTATATTCCAATTAGTTCAAGCGATTCACGAGAAGCCAACGACGGACGACTGACCTCCCACATGTCGATCGCTACCTGACAAGATTCACGGACAACGATAGGAGCGGATTCTTTCACGGCCCATTCCCGAAGAACGGCAAGGACACCTCCGTGAGGTAATCGTTGATCTACAGGCAGAGTATCTTGGTCTTCCCCCTATATCACCGGTATCGATTCAATCAGCATTGACCTTACATCTCCACATTCTTCGAACGGCGCGGTTTGGAAGATAAAGTCCGAGAGAAAGACGTGGacagcactcacctcaacaCCGTCTGAAGCGATGCCTCCCAACGCTTCGGCAGCTTCGTGTCGGACCatatcgtcttcgacaGGATCTCTTAatcgagagaggagagaagggattgAATATGAAGATGAAAGTTGGCCGAAGATGTATGCGATTTCATGCCTGCGTGAGCGAAACAATAAATCAGCCATCGGAACGAGATCCAGCATACATTCTCCAACAGCCAGAGGTCCATCGACAGCGGGATGCAAACTCAAAGCATTGCTGCGAAGGTACGAAGCAAATTCACACTTACCTGAACAGAGCACTGCCATCTCCGAAGCCATCAGCCAAAGCTTCGACAGCCTCCTTCGAGCCCGCTCCGAAATCTCGCAGGGCGAACATGGCTCGATATCGTTCGAAAAGAGGCAAAGAAGGGTTGAGCATCTCTGTTCGCAGAGTCGAGATCTCAGAAGACGGAGCTGATGGAGCAGGATCGATGGTAGGGAAGTCCGGGCTATGAAAAGAATTACTGTCAGTTTATGTTTTCGTAAGGAGTACATGCAGGGGTTTCGAGGCGTTAAAATGGCGTCTGATTGGGGCAGTACAGGACATGGAGCTCCTTGGAGGGATGGGATTTGTTGTCAAGCCAGAAGCACTACTCACTTCTGTTTTCTCGCTTTCCCTTCGGGAGAATTATCGAACTCGATTTTCCCCACCGCGATCTCACATGTCTCCCTCACTTCTCTACTCGGATCATTCAGATACCTCTTCAACACATCCAGCCCTTCCTCGGCGCTCAATGCTCCGAGAGCTTCTGCTGCTTCGTGTCGGACCATCGAGCAGTGTTCGCCGGTTGGGTTGATGAGGACGTTCGAGAGGACGGGGAGGGCTCGGAGGTTGCCCAATTGACCGAGGACGTAGGCCAGCTCGTGTTTGAGTAGAGGGGAAGGGTCGGCGAGGCCTATGACAAGGATTGATTTAGACAGTGTCAGTCCCGTGGTAGTGCAATACCGCCAGATCGTGGATTGCCGATAGTGCAACCCGGGCTCGTGGAGCAATGACATATGCAGGACAAATTAGCGAAAGATCCGACTTACCTTCCGCTACGATATCGAcgacctcatctccacctaCAGCCTTGAGCATGAACAGCGCTCTGAACCTCTCATGCAGCGGTGTCGAACCAGAAGTGTTGAGCAGAGTCGCTCGAAGTGCGTCGAGTTGTTCGGGAGTGACCTGGACTGACATCGTTACAGCTGTCCTACAGTtttgctgctgctgttgttgttgttgttgaatgTCTTCAAGAGGTTGAAAAAGGAAAGCGGACAATTTTGTAAAATCCATTCCTTGCGTCTTGGCTTTCCTAATCTGATTACACGTGGCATTTGACACAAAGCGGGGTCCCACGGTTATTCGCCACCCAATCATTGCTCATTTGCCGGAGATGCATTTTCTAGTCTACTTTTTGTTCATAGATCTTCTCTTTGCTATCCTCACTGTTCATCACGCCGACCAAAGAGGTTATGCCCAACCCTCGTCCGCTGACCAAAATGTCATCCTCTTTACCCATTCATCgactccctcttccatctgCCACGCTGCAGACCTTTCTCCCTCGACTTCCTCTTTCCGATCAACCTTCATCGCAAAGACGATCGACGACGTTCAAACCGTCTTCAGAGGGAGTATGGGCAAGAGTCAACCCCCTCTGGGCACCTTGGCCTTTACGTCTgaccaaggaggaagtcCTGGAGATGGGTGTAGACGTGGATCAGGGGGAACAGGTCAATGTAGAAGACGTCTTGAGGAGGTGGGATCCGGTGGAGGTCCAAGACAACGATGGACaggagaatgggaatggaTTGAAAGTGATGAGCTCTGCTCATCGACTCAAGTGCGAACCAATCTTACTGGGAGTATCACCTTCGGCATTGGAAGATTCGTTACCGCATCTGAACGTAGGCGATGCTGTCAGTGTCTGTAATCGTGGTGACGAGCCGGCAAACACAGAGACGACAGAtggagaagcgagagagataTTCACAGACATCTTATCGGGCCGAAAAGTTCTGTCATCGGACGATTCAACCTACGGACCTTGGTCGACCAGATATTGCGGACATCAATTCGGAGTATGGGCAGGTCAGCTGGGCGACGGAAGGGCCATCTCTATCCTCGAGACGGAAAGCGAAAAAGCGGGTAGACAGGAAATTCAATTGAAAGGGGCAGGCAGAACACCGTTCTCAAGGACAGCAGATGGACTTGCAGTGCTTAGGAGTGGAGTGAGAGAATTCCTAGGATGTGAAGGTGCGTCGACCGTTCTGTCCGATTTGTTCGGTTGCATGCGCTGACTTGAAATATTCAGCTGTCGCCGCTCTAGGGATCCCTACCACTCGATCacttgctcttctcacTACGCCTTTCCCTAACCTCCCCGTCGCGAGGGAAAATGGCCCGGAGCCGACTTCATTACTGTGCCGACTTGCGCCCTCATTCATTCGGATCGGACATTTCGAAGCACTTAATCCCGGTAAAGATGCTAGGAATATGCGTCAATTCTACATGGGAGGTAGGGGCTGGCTGGACGATCAGTCTGAAGGGGAGAACGAAGAGGGGAATCTGGAAGGATTGAGAAGCCTGGCAGAGTGGGTCAAGGGAGATATCAtggggatgaaggaggCTACATACCAGGATTGGGTAGAAGAGGtcatcaagaagaacgCAGAAATGATCGCCAAGTggcaggtgagtttggcTCGACTCGCTCGAGTAGTGGATGAACAATTCTGATCAAGAGAATCCACATAGGTTCACGGCTACATGAACGGAGTCATCAATACCGACAACGTGACCCTGATCGGCGCAACCATCGATTACGGACCGTACGCTTTCATGGACGTTTACGACGAGAACCACATTTGCAGTATGTCGCAATCCTGTTTGTAGCTTGATGTATCTGTTGCTGATACTCATGTGTACTTTCAGACCACTCCGATCCGTCAGGTCTATACTCGTACCGTAATCAACCTTCCCGAATTCTCTTTGCCCTTGATAAGCTGGTCTCAGCTTTGGCACCAGTAATCGGCTACGACGCGATCCATTCATCTGTTCCTGCGGGGTATAGCAATGGGGCCAGCAAGGCAGAGATCACgaaatgggagaagaaggctgcgGAGATTATGCAGGGATGGGAACGAAGGTTCGGAGAGATACagaaagatggagagaggaagggctGGCTGAAGGTAAGTTCGTTGCATATGACAAAGCATATATCGAGTCAGTCATCCGGAAGCAGTGGTCTTACTGGTGTGTCTCTACGCTAGCGATTCGGATTGAAAACCGAACAAAGGTCCGATAGTCGAGATATAATTTACGACTACctgtctcttcttcacgcCCATTCCTTAGACTTCCACACCTCCTTCCGGCAATTATCATCGTTCAATCCGACTCGAGCATACGAACCGACCTATATAGCAGAGTTCACGAGCAACTTCGTCCGATCTTGCTCGACCTCGTTGCCTTCCGATGCGTCAGAGGCTGCCGAAAGGGCGATTTCTTCCTGGCTGAAAGTGTACGCTGCGCGAATCCAACTAGAGGAAGAAGTCTCTGCTTGGAATGAAGCCGGATCAAacagagagaaagagatgaaaaGTGTCAA of Kwoniella newhampshirensis strain CBS 13917 chromosome 3, whole genome shotgun sequence contains these proteins:
- a CDS encoding deoxyhypusine hydroxylase; the protein is MSVQVTPEQLDALRATLLNTSGSTPLHERFRALFMLKAVGGDEVVDIVAEGLADPSPLLKHELAYVLGQLGNLRALPVLSNVLINPTGEHCSMVRHEAAEALGALSAEEGLDVLKRYLNDPSREVRETCEIAVGKIEFDNSPEGKARKQNPDFPTIDPAPSAPSSEISTLRTEMLNPSLPLFERYRAMFALRDFGAGSKEAVEALADGFGDGSALFRHEIAYIFGQLSSSYSIPSLLSRLRDPVEDDMVRHEAAEALGGIASDGVEGEDQDTLPVDQRLPHGGVLAVLREWAVKESAPIVVRESCQVAIDMWEYENSTDQFNPLDSLSVEPSSGKANTTGMERSAAAAIAAASVGVKA